From bacterium, the proteins below share one genomic window:
- the nadD gene encoding nicotinate-nucleotide adenylyltransferase — protein MKKIGIFGGTFDPVHNGHITVAGEFAEAFDLDRVFMMASANPPHRSATSATAGQRYEMLCLAVQQDPRLVSSDMEIRRRGLSYTLDTVEEISARHGSAIPWLALGADAFAEISTWYRPADVLARVHLVVLTRPGFDVDLTGPLPDKARHRYTPGKEGVFIHDAGGTLRALEVTPVDLSSSRIREMAARGEEIANLVPGPVFQYIQLNGIYRPETTAPG, from the coding sequence GTGAAAAAAATCGGGATCTTCGGCGGCACTTTCGATCCCGTCCACAACGGTCACATAACCGTGGCGGGGGAGTTTGCCGAAGCTTTCGACCTGGACAGGGTTTTCATGATGGCGTCGGCTAATCCTCCCCACCGGTCAGCGACCTCGGCCACAGCCGGCCAGCGATACGAGATGCTCTGCCTCGCGGTTCAGCAGGATCCACGGCTTGTTTCCTCCGACATGGAGATCCGGAGGAGGGGGCTTTCCTACACCCTTGACACGGTAGAAGAGATCAGCGCCAGGCATGGGAGCGCGATCCCCTGGCTGGCCCTCGGTGCCGATGCTTTCGCCGAGATCTCCACCTGGTATCGGCCTGCGGACGTCCTGGCCCGGGTCCACCTTGTGGTCCTGACCAGGCCCGGGTTCGACGTTGATCTGACAGGCCCCCTTCCCGATAAGGCCCGGCACCGCTACACACCGGGAAAGGAGGGTGTCTTCATCCACGATGCCGGGGGCACTCTTCGTGCCCTGGAGGTCACACCGGTGGATCTCTCGTCCAGCCGGATCAGGGAGATGGCCGCCAGGGGCGAAGAGATCGCAAACCTTGTCCCCGGGCCTGTTTTCCAGTATATCCAGTTAAACGGCATCTACAGGCCGGAAACGACGGCCCCAGGATAG
- a CDS encoding glutamate-5-semialdehyde dehydrogenase, producing MDINKLMTEMGRNARTAARILAGAKPADKNRALTLIAEKIRGSAGHLQEENRKDLEAGEKAGLTSAMLDRLELTGERIEAMAVAVEEIVALPDPVGTVTGMWTRPSGFRVGRVRAPIGVIGIIYESRPNVTIDAAALCLKSGNACILRGGSEAVNSNHALAQLFSECVAEAGLPSGVVQAVPTTDREAVRALLTLDDYVDLIIPRGGKGLIRMIMENSTIPVIKHLDGVCHTYVDSGADPRMAAEICLNAKLDRPGTCNAMETMLVHQDMAGEFLSGLLDRFRSEGVEIRGCPRTLEAAAWAKEAAEEDWGAEYLDKILSVRVVDTLDEAMDHIARYSSAHTDVIVTRDHGNAQRFLREVDSAAVMVNASSRLHDGFVFGLGAEIGISTDKLHARGPMGLEELTTEKWMVLGEGHLRE from the coding sequence GTTCGGCAGGCCACCTTCAGGAGGAGAACCGCAAGGACCTCGAGGCGGGGGAAAAGGCGGGACTTACCAGCGCCATGCTCGACCGTCTCGAGCTGACCGGAGAACGCATCGAAGCGATGGCCGTGGCGGTCGAGGAGATCGTCGCCCTGCCGGACCCGGTGGGGACGGTAACGGGTATGTGGACCCGTCCCAGCGGTTTCCGGGTTGGCCGTGTACGGGCTCCCATCGGGGTCATCGGGATCATCTACGAGTCCCGCCCCAACGTGACGATCGACGCTGCAGCTTTATGCCTCAAGTCCGGCAACGCCTGCATCCTGAGGGGGGGGTCGGAGGCGGTCAACTCCAATCACGCGCTCGCTCAACTTTTCAGCGAGTGCGTGGCTGAAGCCGGACTTCCCTCCGGGGTCGTTCAGGCAGTACCTACCACGGACAGGGAGGCGGTCCGCGCGCTCCTGACACTGGATGATTACGTGGACCTGATTATCCCCCGCGGCGGCAAGGGGCTCATCCGCATGATCATGGAAAACTCCACCATCCCCGTTATCAAGCATCTCGACGGCGTGTGCCACACCTATGTGGATAGCGGCGCCGATCCCCGGATGGCTGCCGAGATCTGCCTGAACGCCAAGCTGGACAGGCCCGGGACCTGCAACGCCATGGAGACCATGCTGGTCCACCAGGACATGGCGGGCGAGTTCCTCAGCGGTTTACTGGACCGGTTCCGCAGCGAAGGTGTCGAGATCCGCGGATGTCCCCGGACCCTGGAGGCGGCTGCCTGGGCGAAAGAGGCTGCTGAGGAGGACTGGGGAGCCGAATACCTGGACAAGATCCTCTCGGTAAGGGTGGTGGACACCCTTGACGAGGCCATGGACCACATCGCCCGCTACAGCTCTGCCCACACCGACGTCATCGTCACCCGCGACCATGGGAACGCCCAGCGGTTCCTCAGGGAGGTGGATTCGGCCGCGGTCATGGTGAACGCCTCGTCCAGGCTGCACGACGGGTTCGTGTTCGGCCTGGGAGCCGAGATCGGGATCTCTACCGACAAGCTCCACGCCCGGGGGCCCATGGGACTGGAGGAACTGACCACGGAGAAGTGGATGGTCCTCGGCGAAGGGCACCTGAGAGAATGA